Proteins encoded in a region of the Raphanus sativus cultivar WK10039 chromosome 8, ASM80110v3, whole genome shotgun sequence genome:
- the LOC108821430 gene encoding FKBP12-interacting protein of 37 kDa-like isoform X2, producing MNSLQSCKDELASCQSELESAKAEIDKWNSAFKKESFVPARKSPEPEFVIDYIQTLRSSEKSLKEEVVIWLISFVFFTSFFLQLEIAQMKVKVLISSLYNVHTYSMMFVIFFTKRPL from the exons ATGAACAG TCTTCAGAGCTGTAAAGATGAGCTTGCTTCATGTCAA AGTGAGCTTGAATCAGCAAAAGCAGAGATTGATAAGTGGAACTCAGCATTTAAGAAAGAGTCCTTTGTACCTGCTAGAAAATCTCCTG AACCTGAATTTGTGATTGACTACATCCAAACTCTAAGATCTTCCGAGAAGTCTTTGAAAGAGGAGGTTGTCATTTGGCTAATAAGTTTTGTGTTCTTTACTTCCTTTTTTCTTCAGTTGGAAATTGCACAAATGAAGGTAAAAGTCTTAATAAGTTCATTGTACAATGTTCATACATATTCAATgatgtttgtaattttttttactaagagACCTCTATaa
- the LOC108821430 gene encoding FKBP12-interacting protein of 37 kDa-like isoform X1: MILSLTESLQSCKDELASCQSELESAKAEIDKWNSAFKKESFVPARKSPEPEFVIDYIQTLRSSEKSLKEEVVIWLISFVFFTSFFLQLEIAQMKVKVLISSLYNVHTYSMMFVIFFTKRPL, from the exons ATGATTTTGTCACTCACTGAGAG TCTTCAGAGCTGTAAAGATGAGCTTGCTTCATGTCAA AGTGAGCTTGAATCAGCAAAAGCAGAGATTGATAAGTGGAACTCAGCATTTAAGAAAGAGTCCTTTGTACCTGCTAGAAAATCTCCTG AACCTGAATTTGTGATTGACTACATCCAAACTCTAAGATCTTCCGAGAAGTCTTTGAAAGAGGAGGTTGTCATTTGGCTAATAAGTTTTGTGTTCTTTACTTCCTTTTTTCTTCAGTTGGAAATTGCACAAATGAAGGTAAAAGTCTTAATAAGTTCATTGTACAATGTTCATACATATTCAATgatgtttgtaattttttttactaagagACCTCTATaa
- the LOC108823034 gene encoding uncharacterized protein LOC108823034, producing MLSSRFSFLGIGTSSNEVDESFGVSGTKVKPTLSVQTDKDVYRPGDFIFVTIEVGYSPPVTDHGNSPSVLVDKLSFEVKGVEKLDVQWFSTLKQSPGSKGRRGEHIFLDSSTPSLISNQLLSPGAKMTLMVRAALPQIIPPSYKGATLRYHYYIKSTLSGRLMALENSQFYKDSTKDFIEVETRVPIQVWAIQKNNGLLLEESHTDGIVPTSTIQTEIYWKGMDGDSEWTRANDAYDNGEDGYDSSRDEISSVSSYPNKGNLNRAFGSSVSLNSGPRLSMNATSYIEGVGSSPKEMVSQLSAAVVSYDSGPDGLSPGKSSNSGIPSQQPKQTNGPGASNSPEAGAGEPIPSERFTRGRSYNIRMDDQVLLRFSPKNADSTYYFSDNIGGTLTFFHEGARRCLEVSVTLETSETINRKFVHPSRRSSPTHTKVQSDHHEVVADLIQTSFLFSIPTDGPMSFTTPRVSVQWILRFEFLITPKDVDLSRYEHPLLVPEKEKSEWVLPITVHAPPPRTSSSPAQNRGDKLFGLEPSWIRS from the exons ATGTTATCATCAAGGTTTTCGTTTTTGGGGATCGGCACTAGTTCCAACGAAGTCGATGAGTCTTTTGGTGTTTCTGGAACAAAGGTTAAGCCAACTCTGAGTGTGCAGACGGATAAAGATGTGTACAGGCCTGGAGATTTCATATTTGTAACGATTGAGGTTGGTTATTCTCCTCCTGTAACGGATCATGGGAATAGCCCCTCGGTTTTGGTTGACAAGCTTAGTTTTGAGGTTAAGGGAGTTGAGAAACTTGACGTTCAGTGGTTTTCTACTCTAAAGCAATCGCCAGGAAGCAAAGGACGTAGAG GTGAACACATCTTCCTAGACAGTTCAACACCATCCTTGATCTCTAATCAACTCCTATCTCCTGGTGCTAAGATGACAT TAATGGTTAGAGCTGCACTACCACAGATTATACCACCTTCATATAAGGGTGCTACTTTACGTTACCACTACTATATCAAGAGCACTCTAAGCGGAAGATTGATGGCATTGGAAAACAGTCAATTTTACAAAGACTCGACAAAAGACTTCATCGAAGTG GAGACTCGAGTCCCAATTCAAGTATGGGCAATTCAGAAGAACAACGGATTGCTTTTAGAGGAAAGTCACACCGATG GGATTGTTCCAACCAGTACCATCCAGACAGAAATATACTGGAAAGGGATGGATGGAGATTCAGAATGG ACTAGAGCAAACGATGCATATGATAATGGCGAGGATGGGTATGACAGTTCACGCGACGAGATCTCCTCTGTTTCATCCTATCCCAACAAAGGAAATCTAAACAGAGCTTTTGGTAGTTCAGTGTCCTTGAATTCTGGACCAAGATTATCTATGAATGCCACGTCATATATTGAAGGTGTTGGATCATCTCCAAAAGAAATGGTCTCTCAGTTATCAGCTGCTGTGGTGTCTTACGactctggacctg ATGGCTTATCTCCTGGTAAATCATCAAATTCCGGGATTCCAAGCCAACAGCCCAAGCAGACAAATGGCCCAGGAGCATCAAACTCACCTGAAGCTGGAGCTGGAGAACCAATTCCAT CAGAAAGATTCACACGAGGAAGATCTTACAACATCAGAATGGATGACCAAGTTCTTCTTAGATTTTCCCCAAAGAATGCAGACTCTACTTATTACTTCAGCGATAAC ATTGGTGGAACACTTACTTTCTTCCATGAAGGAGCTAGAAGATGTCTTGAG GTCTCGGTTACACTAGAAACTTCAGAGACAATAAACAGGAAATTTGTTCATCCGTcgaggagaagttctccaacgCATACTAAG GTTCAAAGCGATCACCATGAAGTGGTGGCAGACCTTATTCAGACCAGCTTTCTTTTCTCGATTCCCACGGATGGTCCAATGTCGTTTACTACACCCCGTGTTTCTGTGCAATGGATTCTTCGGTTTGAGTTCCTAATCACCCCAAAGGATGTGGACTTGAGCAG GTATGAACATCCGTTGTTAGTCccggaaaaagaaaaaagcgaATGGGTTCTTCCGATAACGGTACATGCACCACCACCCCGAACATCATCATCACCTGCTCAAAACCGAGGCGATAAGCTATTTGGTTTGGAGCCTTCTTGGATTCGCAGCTAA